Proteins encoded by one window of bacterium:
- a CDS encoding response regulator transcription factor produces the protein MTAASPKVLVVEDEESILELIRDSIGREGFVVATATSGEEALAQVNEEAPDLILLDLMLPGISGLEVCRRLKAQPATADIPVLMLSARDGESDVIAGLEIGADDYLTKPFSPRILAARLRAALRRREGGAQAAERTQVSAGGVTLDRERREVTVDGARLELTYTEFEILWLLAATPGRVFTRPRIVEAARGADAGITERAVDVAIVRLRRKLGPAASRIETVRGVGYRFAD, from the coding sequence ATGACTGCCGCAAGCCCCAAGGTCCTGGTCGTAGAGGACGAAGAGTCCATCCTCGAGCTGATCCGCGACAGCATCGGCCGCGAAGGCTTCGTGGTCGCGACGGCGACGAGCGGGGAAGAGGCGCTCGCGCAGGTGAACGAAGAGGCCCCCGACCTGATCCTGCTGGACCTGATGCTTCCGGGGATCAGCGGACTCGAGGTCTGTCGCCGCCTCAAGGCCCAGCCCGCGACCGCCGACATCCCGGTGCTCATGCTCTCGGCGCGCGACGGCGAATCGGATGTCATCGCCGGGCTGGAGATCGGGGCGGACGACTACCTGACCAAGCCGTTCAGCCCGCGCATCCTCGCCGCCCGCCTGCGGGCCGCGCTCCGGCGGCGCGAGGGCGGGGCGCAGGCCGCCGAGCGGACGCAGGTGTCGGCGGGCGGCGTGACGCTGGACCGGGAGCGCCGCGAGGTCACGGTGGACGGTGCGCGGCTGGAGCTGACCTACACCGAGTTCGAGATCCTCTGGCTGCTGGCCGCCACCCCGGGGCGGGTCTTCACCCGGCCGCGCATCGTCGAGGCCGCCCGCGGCGCCGACGCCGGCATCACGGAGCGCGCCGTGGACGTCGCCATCGTCCGGCTGCGCCGCAAGCTCGGCCCGGCGGCGAGCCGGATCGAGACCGTCCGGGGCGTCGGCTACCGCTTCGCCGACTAG